From the genome of Stigmatopora nigra isolate UIUO_SnigA chromosome 2, RoL_Snig_1.1, whole genome shotgun sequence:
AGtgtaatgtttacatttgtgggTCAATCCAATGTCCACCAATGAGATAAAAGCACAGCTCTGATATTCAATTTGCAGATACGGAACTACTGAGATTAGAGctagttttcatttgaaaagcaaCATGGTGAAGATGTTTGCCGTTTTGGTGGTCATCATATTTATCTGccaggtaaaaataaatatttatcttccaggtaaaaataaaatgcatactaATTTAAGGAAAGATGATTGCACCCgaatctttgtcaaaaaggagcAAAAATGCATTATATGTAGTTTTAATTTGTTATGAAAAAGagcattatttaaaaatcaagtcTATCATTGAATGGAGATCCGAATGAGGACAAGCAATTTTCAAAATATGGATAATTGTGTTAATAATGTGTATAGTTATTTGATCGTCCATTTGTCAATGTTTGCCTTTTATAAACTAATGACAAAAAACCATTCACAGGTGCCAGAATGTCTCTCATCTTGCTCCCTATTTGGCTCTGTAGCTGATTGCTCCTTTCGGAAACTGTACTGGATTCCCTCATTACCCCCCAACATCACCCACCTGTACTTGGAGTCAAACCGAATCAGTGAGATTAATGTCACCTCTTTATCTGGCCTGGAGATGCTGCAAGAACTGGATTTGGGTCATCAGTATTCACCTTTAGTGatcaaaaaatatgcattccGCGGACAAAGACACCTCAAGAAGTTGGTACTGGGCTTCAATACAAGGCTTACACTGGAACCACAGGCCTTTTTTGGATTGTCCAATCTGGAAAATCTCCAACTAGATCACTGTTATCTTCATGATTCCATTCTAAAGGATGATTATCTGAAGCCTCTTTCTTTGTTAAAAACTCTTAACCTATTTGGTAACCAGATAAAGACACTCCATCTTTCCTTGGTCTTTTCCAATCTGACTCATCTGAAGGATTTGAATCTAAAActgaatagaattaaaaaaatagatgaccCTGATCTTGTTGCCTCGCAGGGTAAGCGAATTGAATTTTTGAATTTAGATTCTAACAACCTTCAGGCAATGGATAATCAAAATTTTGATCAAAATACTCATGGAAACCCATTCCGTGGGATATCTTTTGGGACTCTAGACTTGTCCAATAATGGGCTTAGCatagaaaaattaaaactattttttaaagctATAGCAGGTACTAAGATTTCGCATCTCAAACTATCAGGACACATCGGTAAAGGCTTTTCATTTAGCAATTTTCAGGATGTGGACAACAGTACATTTGAGGGTCTCAGAACCAGCTCAATCAGCGTATTAGATCTAtctaaaaacatgttatttgcATTACATCAGGGAGCTTTTGATCCACTATCAGAAGCTAAAGACCTTGACCTCTCTCAAAACCAGATCAACCAAATTCACAATCAAGCCTTTGATGGTCAGGAAAATTTAAAGAAACTTAATCTATCCCATAACTTGCTTGGAGAGATTCGTGCTCATTGTTTCGCTCCATTAAAGAATTTACAAGTGTTGGACCTTTCCTATAATCACATTGGGATTTTGGGCTATATGGCATTTAGTGGACTTTTCAGTCTACAAGTATTAAATTTGAAAGGAAATTCTCTTAGGAAGTTTGGATTTCCTAGTGCCGTACCTCAATTAACTTATCTCAATTTGTACGACAATAAATTGACCTTCTCTTCAGTGGAAACCATCACGGCATTTGCACCAAATGTTACGTATTTGAACATTCAAAACAACAGACTGGAAAACCTACATTCTGCACACACTTTTATAACTCAACTAGAGAAACTCCAGCATCTTTTCTTTGGAGGGAACCCTATCAGATGGTGcacaatgaatgaaaacactTCTAAAAAGAAGCAGAGTGGTATTAAAGTGTTAGATTTTCATAGCAGCAACCTGCAGTCCATTTGGTCTCAAGGCAAATGCCTGGACATATTTCAAGGACTCCATCATTTGGTCAGTCTAAGGTTAAATTCTAACAACTTAAATTCCCTCCCCaaaggcatttttaaaaatctaacgTCACTTCTTGAGATGGACCTCTCATCTAACACACTAACGTATCTCCAAAGTGATGCCTTTCCCCAAAACCTCAAAATACTTAACCTGGCTAATAACTTCATGGCGTCTCCTGATCCGGCACCCTTTCACACGCTTAACGTCCTTAATTTCAAGAATAACCGATTCTACTGTAACTCAGACTTGAAAATCTTTTTGATGTGGATTCAAGacacaaatgttacattttccaGTCCTGTTGAGGAATTTCGATGTGAATTTCCTTTTTCTCTATATAAAGTTCCTCTGGTCAATTACTCCATTCAACTTCTTGGAAATGGAAGCacttaaaatgaattataatCCAATGTTGAAGCACATTGAAGAAATAAAGGCCATGTGATATACTCTCGCACATTTACCAACATTTCACCTCAATAGTGACTAGTAAAcggcatttttatatttttgctctTGTATAAAATTTTGTACATGTACATAATAAAGTTTTTACTCCTACTAGATTCACCTTTATTAGCTTTTACATTTTGAATAACTAGATTTATGGGATTGCACCGCCTGCAACAAATGACAGAATGAAAGATTTATGAAGTACTTTTGCGATAGTTCAACCACAGAATGCCCTTGTTTTTCCTCTCTGCATCCCTTTAGTTAAATTTACAATTGTacaaaagtgtcatttttttgaatgctCAAAATTTTTATTGCATCTAAGAATGAGAAAGTGGAAGCTGCAACTTTATTGTATTTGTACACCAGAGAGCAGCAAAGGGCTAATAACTATGAACCTTGAGGTTGCCAACCTTCTACCAActagtttgtttttattatgttaAAGGCATGAATACTTTAAATTTTTAGACTCTAAATgtctattcattttaaatgtttatgcATTTTAGAGTCATAAAAGTCCAATGAATGTTTTGTTGTGAATCTGGTATGTAGAACATTTCAACaatcatgttttcttttctttttggaagGTGAACATGTATGAGTTTAAAACATTATTACATGTTCTGTAATAATTACATGTTCTGTAATAATACACTCATGCTGTCCTAATGAAGCAGAATGCTGgtcataaaatatttaaatgcaatGCAGGTGGGTAAAATAGAGGCCTCTCATCGTCAATTACTCTCATTGCAAGATGGGTATCAAATTGCCTCTTGTGTATagacatatatgtattttacacATATGCATCTTCACTTAATCTATAATGTTTCATAGACTTGAATCCCAATTAAACAATATTGTCTCTAATACACTATAATCccccatttaaaaatgtgaagggTCTTCCATCCCTTCACTAAACCTCAGGCCCAATATATTAAATTACAACAAACACACTATCCTCAACACACAGTTTTAATTGAATAGTAACATAAATACAACTTGAGAATTCTTGCATTagtctttttattttgatttttaacccGACAGATGAGCTCAGCAATACTGGCTTTTGCTATTTTACAACCATTATAATATGACACCACTCCCCCCTACTCCATGAGCCATTCCTCAACAGGCTGGTTACCATGGAGACTGGCTCCGTTTTCCACCTCCTCCACAGTCTCTCCTCACTTCCTGATTGTCTTTGGCTCACTGCTTCCATCCCTGCCCTCCCCCCccacctcttttttttctatcggCATTTGACTTCCTTCCTCCCCCACAGCCCCACAACCCTCTCACAGTTGTACAATATTTGACGAGGCCGACACAGAACAGTGACTTAATTAACACGCATAACAAGATTTGTACAGAAACAATGTACAAAGACATTTATCAACAatctttttgtataaaaaaaaaaaaaataataaaaaaatcacattcaccCTGCCGTTACACTCAGCAttataatgtaaatattttttcgtTACTGGCTGTAGcatgaattagaaaaaataaaaataaaaaagaacaatGTTGAAGACAATGAAAATCCACTGTGACTTATACATTTACTTCCACAATAAAACCTCTGATAATTAAAAATCCaatgttattcatttaattGTGTGATAAATCTGCTTGCATTGCTCACAATTAATTTATACTAACATTACTTATTCCTATGCATGTATTATTAAAGGTGAATTGCATGTAACCGTCATTGAGTGACACAAATGTGGACATTTGGGTGAAGCCTCTAAGCATTTCCTAGTGGAACAAAAGTGGGTCAATTAAGTGCCCTCAATGTGATTACTGCACACATCTGCAAATAGCTGAAACAGTTAGAAACGGCATTTCACCGTatttaaaatgagatttttatCAATGATGTCTTCTAGACTTTCTTGGAATATTATTATGACAGCCACAATTAGAAAGAATTCCTATACCTAACATCATAATAACATTTGAATTATGTTTTCTTGTCCATTCTTGAGGCATTCACAATGAGAATTATATCAATTTAGTAGCCAGATATTCATTTTCCCCATTATTTGTATATGAATAATAAtccctgaatgtttttttaattcctgcCAGTATTACACCCACTTTGGTGTCTGAGACACTATATAATACtattctttctattttttttcagactgCAAACTAGCTCAACATCCTCTTTTTAGTCCAATAACACATCATTTTGCATCAGTTACATTAagagaacaaaacaaaaggacaaACGCATTGAAACACACGTATTTCATATTTATACTTGTTTTCTATGACATGATCCTGAATGAATATCTTCAATTAAAAATGTGGTCACATAAAAGCTTCCAGAACTATTTTAAATTCGATTTAGAATTTTAAATTCTCCTTTAGAATTACACGTGACTATCTTAAATAAACCACGACACATGTAAAGATGTTCTactgtgaaatattttttaggggAATGTATAATGACCACTGAAGacacatttatatattcaaTATGTACAATGGTATAATACACAGGATAAAAGCCACTTTGGTGAgacatccacacacacagcctcacaaacatttcattttttttctcccatgcaAAAAAAGGTTAATTTGTTCCTTTTAATGAGCTTTTTTAAGGTCCTTTTCCGTCAACAATTAGTTTTGTCTTATAAAGAGGCATTGCAGCACCAAATTTTCCAGcacaataaataagaatataaaCACACATTGCTAAAGCTTTTATGTTTCACTGCGCCGACGCAGTCACAGCTGGAGAACAAGCCGAAATGGAAACATTAGAAGACGAGGACGAGAGAGACTTTTGGCTTTgacacctgcaaaaaaaaggtatgattcatttcaaatattaaattaCAGGTTAACAAGATTATTCAAGAACAATGCAATTACTGGCTAAGCAAGAGTTTAATGGTAGTGGCTAATCTTTAATAATTCCATTTCGATACATTACACAAAATCCATTAACATTTGTTAGATAAAGACAGCAGGAAAAAAGGGCTTAGTCATGATATAAACTTAAATGCAAATTACTCCTTCACATAATAATAGCAGACATAACCGATTGAATTTTGAATGTTTTGCCATCTGAGCAAGATGACATACATGTTAAATTATAATTTTGCACTGGAGTATATTCGACTTACCACGAGGGAGACTTGTGAACGCCTCTGTCGGTGGTGGGAGAGTTGTCCACAGAGGAGCTTTGGTTAAGCTTTATATCCCTTAAACGACCCAATGAGGCAGTGTTTGGGGGGGTCATGTCCAACTCCAGAAACATGATGTTTTCAGCCTTAACACACAAAGGTGAAATCTTTATTTAACTGCATAACAAAAATGGTTAGATAACATGAGATGAGTTAACTCCATAGTTtaagtggattttttaaaatgcataaattcCAGATATACTCAAAGTGTTATAAGTAATACTTAGTGTGGTAGTATAGTATGTTGGTACGTGAATTAAGCAATGCATTACtgcagttcatttttatttaatttgaaaggAAAAAGCACTTGCATGTCATTTGTAGGGAAAAAGGTGAATGTCACTTTATGGGCAGCAATCCCTTACCCTAAATCTGTTCTTAGCCCCCATTGTTATGGCAACTCTTGCGTATTGACTGATTGGTCGTTTATATCCCACAGCAGATACTGGCCTTTTCTTCATCTGTAAGGGTTTACTGGAGAGAAGAGGAAGGAAAGAAGACATCAATCAGACATCAATGGTCCCAATTCACATTCTGGAATGTTAAACTGTCCATCCGAAACTGACCTCTCACTGGGAACGAGGGGCTGGAACTTCCACTGATCCTCTTCAGGGTCAAAAGTCATCCTGCTCATGATCTTATTTTTCGCCTCTGGAGGAATGAAGTTCTCGATGATTAAGT
Proteins encoded in this window:
- the LOC144186023 gene encoding LOW QUALITY PROTEIN: toll-like receptor 5 (The sequence of the model RefSeq protein was modified relative to this genomic sequence to represent the inferred CDS: substituted 1 base at 1 genomic stop codon); its protein translation is MSTNEIKAQLXYSICRYGTTEIRASFHLKSNMVKMFAVLVVIIFICQVPECLSSCSLFGSVADCSFRKLYWIPSLPPNITHLYLESNRISEINVTSLSGLEMLQELDLGHQYSPLVIKKYAFRGQRHLKKLVLGFNTRLTLEPQAFFGLSNLENLQLDHCYLHDSILKDDYLKPLSLLKTLNLFGNQIKTLHLSLVFSNLTHLKDLNLKLNRIKKIDDPDLVASQGKRIEFLNLDSNNLQAMDNQNFDQNTHGNPFRGISFGTLDLSNNGLSIEKLKLFFKAIAGTKISHLKLSGHIGKGFSFSNFQDVDNSTFEGLRTSSISVLDLSKNMLFALHQGAFDPLSEAKDLDLSQNQINQIHNQAFDGQENLKKLNLSHNLLGEIRAHCFAPLKNLQVLDLSYNHIGILGYMAFSGLFSLQVLNLKGNSLRKFGFPSAVPQLTYLNLYDNKLTFSSVETITAFAPNVTYLNIQNNRLENLHSAHTFITQLEKLQHLFFGGNPIRWCTMNENTSKKKQSGIKVLDFHSSNLQSIWSQGKCLDIFQGLHHLVSLRLNSNNLNSLPKGIFKNLTSLLEMDLSSNTLTYLQSDAFPQNLKILNLANNFMASPDPAPFHTLNVLNFKNNRFYCNSDLKIFLMWIQDTNVTFSSPVEEFRCEFPFSLYKVPLVNYSIQLLGNGST